Proteins encoded in a region of the Nitrospira sp. genome:
- the hemA gene encoding glutamyl-tRNA reductase — protein MHLIVVGLSHKTAPVEIRERVAVPESRLGEALTRLCSYPGVKEGILLSTCNRVEVYSVVDDIEAGYGRIQEFLADTHLSLSSEQLTPHLYWHTGDRAIGHLFRVAASLDSMIIGESQILGQLKDAFEVALAYKTTGVIMNKVVKKAISVAKRVRTETKISEMAVSVSYAAVELAKKIFSNLHEKTVLLVGAGEMAKLAARHLIAQGVGHVRITTRTPQHAVDLAAKFGGTAVPFDQFKDDMASADIVLVSTGAAHYLVGAEDVHRAVEERMNRPMFLIDISVPRNIDPAVRHVDNAFLFDIDDLKHRVEQNRAERVQESEKAERMVVEEVTTLLDWMKSLEVTPTIVALRNRVDDMKRAEVDKVLARLPHLSPQERELVEGLASSIVNKLIHRTMVTLKAEVNSSSGPAFVEAARRFFSLDLQSASVQQIETYRQSTHYQTESSAESGAEDSVPETSIHKRTR, from the coding sequence ATGCATCTGATCGTCGTAGGGTTAAGTCACAAGACGGCTCCCGTCGAGATCCGAGAGCGGGTGGCTGTTCCCGAAAGCCGACTCGGCGAAGCCCTCACCCGCCTCTGTTCGTATCCCGGTGTCAAGGAAGGCATCCTCCTCTCGACCTGTAATCGAGTCGAGGTTTACTCAGTTGTCGACGATATTGAAGCCGGATATGGTCGTATCCAAGAATTTCTCGCCGACACGCATCTGTCGTTGTCTTCCGAACAGCTGACCCCGCATCTCTACTGGCATACCGGGGATCGAGCGATCGGTCACTTGTTCAGAGTCGCAGCCAGTCTCGATTCAATGATTATCGGAGAATCTCAAATCCTGGGTCAACTGAAGGATGCGTTTGAAGTCGCGCTGGCCTATAAGACAACCGGCGTCATCATGAACAAGGTCGTCAAGAAGGCTATCTCAGTGGCCAAGCGCGTGCGGACCGAAACAAAAATTTCTGAAATGGCGGTGTCGGTCAGCTATGCTGCCGTTGAGCTGGCCAAGAAGATTTTTTCGAATCTGCACGAGAAGACGGTGCTGTTGGTCGGTGCCGGGGAAATGGCGAAGCTGGCCGCGCGCCATCTGATCGCTCAGGGTGTGGGGCATGTGCGTATCACGACAAGAACTCCACAGCATGCGGTTGATCTCGCCGCCAAGTTCGGCGGCACGGCGGTCCCATTCGATCAGTTCAAGGATGATATGGCCTCAGCGGATATTGTTCTCGTCTCTACGGGTGCGGCGCATTATCTGGTCGGGGCAGAGGATGTGCATCGTGCGGTCGAAGAACGCATGAACCGTCCGATGTTCTTGATCGATATTTCGGTTCCCCGAAACATCGATCCAGCCGTTCGGCATGTCGACAATGCGTTTCTCTTCGACATCGATGATCTGAAACATCGAGTCGAACAGAACCGAGCCGAGCGAGTGCAGGAGTCGGAGAAGGCCGAGAGGATGGTTGTGGAAGAAGTGACCACCCTGCTGGACTGGATGAAATCCCTGGAGGTCACGCCGACGATCGTTGCACTCAGGAACCGCGTCGATGATATGAAGCGGGCGGAGGTCGACAAGGTGCTCGCGCGACTGCCGCATCTGTCTCCTCAGGAGCGCGAACTGGTTGAAGGCCTTGCCTCCTCGATTGTGAACAAATTGATTCATCGCACCATGGTCACCCTCAAGGCCGAAGTCAACTCTTCGAGCGGTCCTGCGTTCGTCGAAGCAGCGCGTCGGTTTTTTTCGCTCGACCTGCAATCTGCGTCTGTTCAACAGATCGAGACCTACAGGCAGTCGACGCATTACCAGACCGAAAGCTCTGCAGAGTCGGGCGCTGAGGATTCAGTTCCGGAAACGTCAATCCATAAACGAACCCGCTGA
- the ccsA gene encoding cytochrome c biogenesis protein CcsA, which yields MAAVCFMITLVLYIVATVSFLSYSLRRSEALSHVSLGMTAAGFASHTVALVVRIAGASSSAPPSFSDALSFFSWMIILVFLVVEFRHRIHVLGSFMVPLALVSLISAAALPETVPTLQPVFKTLWFHVTLSMLGAVGFTVAFVAGVMYLIQDRLLKSKQFNVLYSKLPALDFLDHLNQQSIVLGFPLLTLGIVTGAISAQFARGSYVSWNPEQTWALVTWLFYFIVLLGRLTIGWRAKRAAYLTVIGFACVILTLVGVVLKGHSALS from the coding sequence ATGGCAGCTGTCTGTTTCATGATCACGCTGGTACTGTACATCGTGGCCACGGTGTCGTTTCTTTCCTATTCGCTGCGGCGCTCTGAAGCCCTGTCACACGTGTCGCTGGGTATGACGGCGGCCGGCTTTGCTTCACATACCGTTGCCCTCGTCGTGCGGATAGCTGGTGCCTCATCATCGGCGCCGCCCAGCTTTTCCGATGCCCTTTCTTTTTTCTCGTGGATGATCATCCTGGTGTTTTTAGTCGTCGAGTTCCGCCATCGGATTCATGTGCTTGGGTCCTTCATGGTGCCTTTAGCCTTGGTCTCGTTGATTTCGGCCGCAGCCCTTCCAGAGACGGTACCTACCCTCCAGCCGGTGTTCAAGACCTTATGGTTTCATGTCACGCTCAGCATGCTGGGCGCCGTGGGATTTACGGTCGCGTTTGTCGCGGGTGTGATGTACCTGATCCAGGATCGGCTCCTCAAGTCGAAACAGTTTAATGTTCTCTACAGCAAGCTCCCCGCGCTCGACTTTCTCGATCACCTTAATCAACAATCCATCGTGTTAGGGTTTCCGTTGCTTACGCTGGGAATCGTAACGGGAGCCATCTCAGCGCAATTTGCACGCGGATCGTATGTGAGTTGGAATCCTGAGCAGACCTGGGCGCTGGTCACGTGGCTCTTCTATTTCATCGTATTGCTCGGAAGACTGACCATCGGGTGGAGAGCCAAACGCGCGGCCTATCTCACGGTCATCGGATTTGCTTGCGTGATCCTTACATTGGTAGGCGTCGTCCTTAAAGGACATAGTGCGTTGTCGTAA
- the hemC gene encoding hydroxymethylbilane synthase yields the protein MSIQNGRRSTLVLGTRGSKLALCQSEWFQSKVQEVVPEVRVVLKKIQTSGDKIVDVPLAKIGGKGLFVKEIEGALLAGEIDFAVHSMKDVPAQLPEGLGILCVPQREDARDALISREGYSFQDLPFGASIGTASLRRQAQLLQARPDLKIAMLRGNLDTRLRKLKEGQFDAIVLATAGLHRLGWSQTITEYLSPILSLPAVGQGALGIEGRTNDAFVHSVLSRLNHQATHTTVTAERAFLHRLEGGCQVPIAAHATLFGEKLVLEGLVASVDGKTVIRDGMEGTDQQAHALGVQLAERLLTRGGDKILREIYGSA from the coding sequence GTGTCGATACAGAACGGCAGGCGCTCAACCTTGGTTCTTGGGACGAGAGGGAGTAAATTGGCGCTCTGTCAAAGCGAATGGTTCCAATCCAAGGTTCAAGAGGTCGTGCCGGAGGTCCGGGTCGTGCTCAAGAAGATTCAGACGTCCGGCGACAAGATTGTCGATGTGCCATTGGCAAAAATCGGGGGGAAAGGCTTGTTTGTCAAGGAAATTGAGGGCGCCTTGCTCGCCGGTGAGATCGATTTCGCCGTTCACAGTATGAAGGACGTTCCAGCGCAATTGCCTGAAGGTCTCGGAATTCTCTGTGTTCCTCAGCGCGAGGATGCCCGGGATGCCTTAATCAGTCGTGAAGGATACTCGTTTCAGGATCTCCCGTTCGGAGCCAGCATCGGGACTGCAAGCCTTCGTCGCCAAGCGCAATTGTTACAGGCCAGGCCGGACTTGAAGATCGCGATGCTACGCGGCAACCTGGATACACGCCTGAGAAAACTCAAGGAAGGACAGTTCGATGCCATCGTCTTGGCAACTGCGGGTCTGCACCGGTTGGGTTGGTCTCAGACCATCACGGAATATCTTTCCCCTATCCTCAGTCTGCCTGCGGTCGGACAGGGAGCCCTTGGTATCGAAGGTCGGACCAACGATGCATTCGTGCATTCCGTTTTATCCCGACTCAATCATCAGGCCACCCATACGACTGTGACGGCAGAACGGGCTTTTTTGCATCGTCTAGAGGGGGGCTGTCAGGTGCCCATTGCAGCCCATGCAACTCTATTCGGTGAGAAGCTGGTATTAGAGGGTCTTGTCGCCAGTGTCGATGGGAAGACCGTTATTCGCGACGGGATGGAGGGGACAGATCAGCAGGCTCACGCGCTGGGTGTTCAGTTGGCTGAACGACTGCTGACGCGGGGAGGGGACAAAATTCTTCGGGAGATTTACGGGTCGGCATGA